CTAGCTGGGCGAGCTTCGTAGTGGCCTGACCTGTGCCCGGCCCGATCTCCACGACGGTCGATCCGCGACCCAGCCCGGTGATCGCCGCGATCTCGTCAAACACCTCAGCAGGAAACTCCGGTCGGCGCACTTCGTAGGTGTGGGCGACCGTGTCGAATACGCCACGCCCGGTTGTCCACTCCCGCGCCACTCATCCATACTGCCAGCGGGTTGTGGGCGAGTCGCAACCTTCGCCGCCTTCGTAGCGGCTATGGGGCCTCCTATTGACAGGCGTCAATCAATAATCCAGGCTCTTATCGACGGATTTCAATGTACCAGGAGGCGTGATGTCCAGGGTTCAGCTGGCCCTCAATGTGTCGGACCTCGATGCCGCGGTCGACTTCTACACCAAGATCTTCGGTACCGAACCGGCCAAGCTTCGGCCCTTCTACGCCAACTTCCCCGTCGCCGAGCCCTCCCCAGCGGCGCGCTATGCGGCCCGCCCGGACCTGGCGACTCAGGCCCCGACCCCCAGCTGATCTTGCCGCCACAGCTCTTCCGGCGGGTCCTGGCCGAGTTCCTCGGCACCGGGTTCCTCGTGGCCGCGGTGGTGGGCTCGGGAATTGCCGCAGCGCGCCTGTCACCCCACGACACGGGACTGCAGCTCTTCGAGAACGCGGCCGCCACGGCCGCCGCCCTCATCGCCATCATCCTCGCCGTGGGTCCCGTGTCGGGGGCCCATCTCAACCCGGTGGTCACCCTGGCCGACCGATTCTTCGGAGGCGTCTCGAACCGGGAGGCGGCCGGCTACATCGGGGCCCAGTTCACCGGGGGCGCTGCTGGAGCGGTCGTGGCGAACCTCATGTTCTCGCTGCCAGCCTTCGAGCTGTCCACCAAGGTGCGGAGCGGGCACGGGCTGTGGCTGGGCGAGGTGGTGGCCACCCTCGGCCTGCTGGTCGTCATCTTCGGCGTGGTCCGCTCCGGGCGCGGGTCCGTAGCCCCGTTCGCCGTGGGTGCGTACATCGGAGGCGCTTACTTCTTCACCTCGTC
The Acidimicrobiales bacterium DNA segment above includes these coding regions:
- a CDS encoding VOC family protein encodes the protein MSRVQLALNVSDLDAAVDFYTKIFGTEPAKLRPFYANFPVAEPSPAARYAARPDLATQAPTPS
- a CDS encoding MIP/aquaporin family protein, whose amino-acid sequence is MPPQLFRRVLAEFLGTGFLVAAVVGSGIAAARLSPHDTGLQLFENAAATAAALIAIILAVGPVSGAHLNPVVTLADRFFGGVSNREAAGYIGAQFTGGAAGAVVANLMFSLPAFELSTKVRSGHGLWLGEVVATLGLLVVIFGVVRSGRGSVAPFAVGAYIGGAYFFTSSTSFANPAVTVARMLSNTFAGIAPSSAPAFIIAQLVGAALAVVVIRVLYPSVAEVARDLIVPHPDHATDTETRVDGAGPRPAMPPETRSR